From the genome of Calidithermus timidus DSM 17022, one region includes:
- a CDS encoding efflux RND transporter periplasmic adaptor subunit has product MTNARPKPRITRLWPAFLLILAVLSLAGWWLLRSRATNTQTTSTNETATVARSAFRVSVSGPGTLEAVQTLEVKPKVNGVVLQLPEVGERVQKGQLIARLDPTDYQRALENAQLALQKAQANLEALRANQASTEAAGRQSVTSAEVAYANASRDLQSARDNLEATQKLYDVGGTSLQSLQQAKDAYAKAQASLESARVNLETARQSLSLKASSGAQDLKNAQLAVQQAQLEVKTAQENLAATKIYAPFSGVVAEVNGQVGSVGVGATNSNSSALLTLVDISSVNLPVQIDESEISKVRVGQKVEVTLDAFSDETFQGVVTNISPQASVVSNIAVFYVTVNIPNPEHKLKPGMTAEGEILIQEIPDALIIPKRAVQTVRGRSYVEVLKPDGTQETVRVVLGPDDGVNQVVTQGLEPGQQVVLPVRSSSSSSSSNQQRQGGGFGLPVRIPAGGGR; this is encoded by the coding sequence ATGACGAATGCCCGCCCAAAACCCCGCATTACGCGTCTGTGGCCAGCCTTTTTGCTGATACTGGCCGTGCTGTCCTTGGCCGGATGGTGGCTGCTGCGCTCCCGCGCCACTAATACTCAGACAACTTCCACAAACGAGACCGCCACCGTTGCCCGCTCCGCTTTCCGGGTATCGGTATCGGGACCAGGCACCCTCGAGGCCGTCCAGACCCTCGAGGTCAAGCCCAAGGTCAACGGCGTCGTCCTCCAGTTACCCGAGGTAGGTGAGCGGGTGCAAAAAGGCCAGCTCATCGCCCGGCTCGACCCCACCGACTATCAGCGCGCCCTCGAGAACGCCCAGCTTGCGCTGCAAAAGGCCCAGGCCAACCTCGAGGCCCTGCGCGCCAATCAGGCCAGCACCGAAGCTGCGGGCCGCCAGAGCGTGACCAGTGCCGAGGTGGCCTACGCCAACGCGAGCCGCGACCTACAGAGCGCCCGCGACAACCTCGAGGCCACCCAGAAGCTCTACGACGTCGGCGGCACCAGCCTACAGAGCCTGCAGCAGGCCAAAGACGCCTATGCCAAGGCTCAAGCCAGCCTCGAGAGCGCACGGGTCAACCTCGAGACCGCCCGCCAATCGCTCAGCCTCAAGGCCAGCTCGGGCGCCCAGGACTTAAAAAACGCCCAGCTCGCCGTGCAGCAGGCCCAGCTCGAAGTCAAGACGGCCCAGGAGAACCTCGCCGCCACCAAGATCTACGCGCCCTTCAGCGGGGTGGTGGCGGAGGTTAATGGGCAGGTGGGCAGCGTGGGGGTGGGAGCCACCAACAGCAACAGCTCTGCCCTGCTCACCCTCGTCGACATCTCCAGTGTCAACCTGCCAGTGCAGATCGACGAGAGCGAGATCTCGAAGGTTCGGGTAGGGCAAAAAGTCGAGGTCACCCTCGACGCCTTCAGCGACGAGACCTTCCAGGGCGTGGTGACCAACATCTCGCCCCAGGCCAGCGTGGTCTCCAACATCGCGGTGTTCTACGTAACGGTCAATATCCCCAACCCCGAGCACAAGCTCAAGCCCGGCATGACCGCCGAGGGCGAGATCCTCATCCAGGAAATTCCCGATGCCCTCATCATCCCCAAGCGGGCCGTGCAAACCGTGCGGGGCCGCAGCTACGTGGAGGTGCTCAAGCCCGACGGCACCCAGGAGACGGTGCGGGTGGTGCTGGGCCCCGACGACGGGGTGAACCAGGTCGTCACCCAGGGCCTCGAGCCCGGCCAGC